Proteins encoded within one genomic window of Haloarcula marismortui ATCC 43049:
- a CDS encoding ABC transporter ATP-binding protein, with amino-acid sequence MAKITIDDVTKRFGEGDESIIAVDDVSLDIRDGEFIVFVGPSGSGKSTLMRIVAGLETQTEGDIHIGDDLVNQLGPRARDIAMVFQNYALYPNMTVEENMSFGLKMSTDMSADEVEEAVTSAAEMMDIDMLLDDKPGELSGGQQQRVALGRAIVRDPNVFLMDEPLSNLDAKLRAEMRTEINRLQNDLDVTTLYVTHDQTEAMTMGDRLVVLNYGELQQVGTPLECFYRPANQFVAGFLGSPSMNFFEGNVEGGTLRADGFDFDLTKRMQSAVSSRNELVLGIRPEDMTLHDRANSGHEFEAVVDVVEPMGSISYVYLRARSQSHDQTFIVETDGQRPISEGQHVYVEIPDRDVHLFDAASGETIHQRQLGDDAEMALEEQIKPAE; translated from the coding sequence ATGGCAAAGATCACAATCGACGACGTTACGAAGCGATTCGGTGAGGGAGATGAGTCAATCATCGCGGTCGACGACGTCTCGCTGGACATCCGCGATGGCGAGTTCATCGTCTTCGTCGGTCCGTCCGGGAGCGGGAAGTCCACGCTCATGCGCATCGTCGCAGGGCTGGAAACGCAAACGGAAGGCGACATTCACATCGGCGACGACCTCGTCAATCAGCTCGGCCCGCGAGCCCGGGACATCGCAATGGTGTTCCAGAACTACGCGCTATACCCCAACATGACCGTCGAAGAGAACATGTCCTTCGGGCTGAAGATGTCGACGGACATGTCCGCCGACGAGGTTGAAGAAGCCGTCACGTCCGCCGCCGAGATGATGGACATCGACATGCTGTTGGACGACAAGCCCGGCGAACTCTCCGGGGGACAACAACAGCGTGTCGCGCTCGGCCGCGCTATCGTCCGTGACCCGAACGTCTTCCTGATGGACGAGCCGCTGTCGAACTTAGACGCGAAGCTTCGGGCGGAGATGCGGACCGAGATCAACCGGCTCCAGAACGACCTTGACGTGACCACGCTGTACGTCACCCACGACCAGACAGAGGCGATGACGATGGGCGACCGGCTTGTCGTCCTCAACTACGGGGAACTCCAGCAGGTCGGGACGCCGCTGGAATGTTTCTACCGTCCGGCCAACCAGTTCGTCGCCGGCTTCCTCGGCTCGCCGTCGATGAACTTCTTCGAGGGCAACGTCGAGGGCGGAACGCTCCGCGCGGACGGCTTCGACTTCGACCTGACCAAGCGGATGCAGTCCGCTGTTAGCAGTCGAAACGAACTCGTCCTCGGTATCCGGCCGGAAGACATGACGCTTCACGACCGGGCGAACTCGGGCCACGAGTTCGAGGCCGTCGTCGACGTCGTCGAACCGATGGGGAGTATCTCCTACGTCTATCTCCGGGCGCGGTCACAGAGCCACGACCAGACGTTCATCGTCGAGACGGACGGCCAGCGCCCGATCAGCGAGGGCCAACACGTCTACGTCGAGATTCCGGATCGGGACGTACACCTGTTCGACGCCGCCAGCGGCGAGACGATCCACCAGCGCCAGCTCGGTGACGACGCGGAAATGGCGCTCGAAGAGCAAATAAAACCCGCCGAGTGA
- a CDS encoding class II aldolase/adducin family protein: MTAQDIPHYETRNAICEYGRSLLDDDLTTGTGGNLSARLDENHIAISPSGIPYGEIEPEDVPIVHTDGTVVEGDVDPSTELPMHLAVYRERPAVGGVVHTHSPYATTFASLGEPIPASHYLLSFTGTEVPVAEYRTHATEELGEAAVDALGESFNATLLRNHGVLTADESLDDAYTVALMVEYCARIHHQARAIGEPEILPDEEIDRLANKLDSYGQ, translated from the coding sequence ATGACAGCTCAAGATATTCCACACTACGAGACGCGTAACGCTATCTGCGAGTACGGCCGGAGCCTGCTCGACGACGACCTGACAACCGGGACTGGCGGGAACCTCAGCGCCCGGCTCGACGAGAACCACATCGCGATCAGCCCGTCGGGAATCCCCTATGGAGAGATCGAACCGGAAGACGTTCCGATCGTACACACGGACGGCACTGTCGTCGAGGGCGACGTCGACCCGTCGACGGAGCTGCCGATGCATCTGGCCGTCTACCGCGAGCGACCGGCGGTCGGCGGCGTCGTCCACACCCACTCGCCGTACGCGACGACCTTCGCCTCGCTGGGCGAGCCGATACCGGCCTCGCATTACCTCCTCTCGTTTACCGGGACGGAGGTCCCCGTCGCCGAATACCGGACACACGCGACCGAAGAACTCGGCGAAGCGGCCGTCGACGCGCTGGGCGAGTCGTTCAACGCCACGCTGTTGCGCAACCACGGCGTCCTGACGGCCGACGAGTCGCTGGACGACGCCTACACGGTCGCGCTGATGGTCGAGTACTGCGCCCGCATCCACCATCAGGCCCGGGCCATCGGTGAACCGGAGATCCTCCCGGACGAAGAGATCGACCGGCTCGCCAATAAGCTCGACAGCTACGGACAGTGA
- a CDS encoding rhamnulokinase, producing MNHVAIDIGASGGTVFLGEVTQSSFAVREVHRSDNRPVERNGRYVWDVDALVDLINDGLRAADDQADRLDTVGIDTWGLDFGLLADGELLRDPVSYRDPESTATREQVFEAVGKRRLFDATGITNWNTPNTLWQLHTIADREPELLEESDGLLMMPQLLSARIGGQPAGDVTIASTTQMVDPEARTWATDLLDELSVPMDLLPDLSEPGQRLGPVDDTVISGLSSTPEVVMPASHDTAAAVAGLPLAEDAAFLNTGSWFILGVERDEPVRTDAAFEHAVSNELGVDGTVRLLKNINGFFLLEECRKAWRDADDPADYDTLLSAAEKAPARTALVDTDADTFGIDEPMPDQIRAYCRRTGQPMPTGQGGIVRCLLDSLAAKTALELDALAAVVEDPPSRIVLGGGGVRNELFCQLLADATDRPVSTGPVEATAVGNVLTQAVAAGTVPDIETGRQLVESAFETTTYEPQAGGEWDDAKDRLAALTDDSLSGA from the coding sequence ATGAACCACGTCGCAATCGACATCGGCGCGAGCGGCGGGACAGTGTTCCTCGGCGAGGTGACGCAGTCGTCCTTCGCTGTGCGGGAGGTCCACCGGTCCGATAACCGACCCGTCGAACGGAACGGCCGCTACGTCTGGGACGTCGACGCGCTTGTCGATCTCATCAATGACGGTCTCCGGGCTGCCGACGACCAGGCCGACCGCCTCGATACGGTCGGTATCGACACGTGGGGGCTTGACTTCGGGCTCCTTGCTGACGGCGAACTGCTCCGAGACCCGGTCTCTTACCGCGACCCCGAGTCGACGGCCACGCGCGAGCAGGTTTTCGAGGCTGTCGGGAAGCGGCGGCTGTTCGACGCGACCGGCATCACGAACTGGAACACACCGAACACGCTGTGGCAACTCCACACTATCGCCGACCGCGAGCCCGAACTTCTCGAAGAAAGCGACGGCTTGCTCATGATGCCACAGCTCCTCTCGGCACGGATAGGGGGACAGCCGGCGGGCGACGTGACGATTGCCTCGACCACACAGATGGTCGATCCCGAGGCGCGGACGTGGGCCACCGACCTGCTCGACGAGCTGTCGGTTCCGATGGACCTGCTCCCGGATCTGTCCGAACCCGGTCAGCGCCTCGGTCCCGTCGACGACACCGTCATTTCGGGCCTGTCTTCGACGCCGGAGGTCGTGATGCCGGCGAGCCACGACACGGCGGCGGCCGTCGCCGGCCTTCCGCTGGCCGAGGACGCCGCGTTTCTCAACACGGGGTCGTGGTTCATCCTCGGCGTCGAGCGAGACGAACCAGTACGGACAGACGCCGCCTTCGAGCACGCCGTCTCGAACGAACTCGGCGTCGACGGGACCGTTCGGCTCCTGAAGAACATCAACGGGTTCTTTCTGCTCGAAGAATGCCGCAAAGCGTGGCGCGATGCGGACGATCCAGCCGATTACGATACGTTACTGTCGGCAGCCGAAAAAGCCCCGGCGCGGACCGCACTCGTCGATACGGACGCCGACACCTTCGGCATCGACGAGCCGATGCCTGACCAGATTCGGGCCTACTGTCGACGAACGGGCCAGCCCATGCCGACGGGGCAGGGCGGTATCGTCCGCTGTCTCCTCGACAGTCTGGCGGCGAAGACGGCGCTGGAACTCGACGCGCTCGCGGCAGTCGTCGAGGACCCACCGTCACGTATCGTTCTCGGCGGCGGCGGTGTCAGAAACGAGCTGTTCTGTCAGTTGCTGGCTGACGCTACCGACCGCCCAGTGTCGACTGGCCCAGTCGAGGCGACAGCTGTCGGCAACGTCCTCACACAGGCTGTCGCGGCCGGGACAGTGCCGGACATCGAAACCGGGCGGCAGTTGGTCGAGTCGGCGTTCGAGACGACGACCTACGAACCACAGGCTGGTGGCGAGTGGGACGACGCCAAAGATCGGTTGGCTGCACTGACCGACGATTCGTTGTCCGGGGCCTGA
- a CDS encoding SDR family NAD(P)-dependent oxidoreductase encodes MSVLDSFSLDGETAIVTGAAQGLGKQMATGLTDMGADVAIADVNVEKAERTASELDGETDVIATEVDVTDEGSVEAMVEDVTDRLGPIDVLVNNAGIVENSPAEETSVESWRRVVSVNLDGVFLCAKHVGQQMLNRGEGRIVNISSMSGFDVNVPQKQASYNTTKAGVRMLTQSLAVEWGDQGVRVNAIAPGYMRTELVDEVLEENPEMEETWLENTPMGRLGRPEELKELVVYLASDASSYMTGSTVVMDGGYTSR; translated from the coding sequence ATGAGTGTACTTGACAGTTTCTCCCTCGACGGAGAGACAGCTATCGTCACCGGTGCGGCGCAGGGGCTCGGCAAACAGATGGCGACCGGTCTCACCGATATGGGGGCCGACGTCGCTATCGCGGACGTGAACGTTGAGAAAGCGGAGCGGACGGCCTCGGAACTGGACGGCGAGACGGACGTCATCGCGACGGAGGTCGACGTGACGGACGAAGGCTCGGTCGAGGCGATGGTCGAGGATGTGACCGACCGCTTGGGGCCAATTGACGTCTTGGTCAATAACGCCGGCATCGTCGAGAACTCCCCGGCGGAGGAGACGAGCGTCGAGTCCTGGCGGCGGGTCGTGTCGGTCAACCTCGACGGCGTCTTTCTCTGTGCCAAACACGTCGGTCAACAGATGCTCAACCGCGGTGAGGGACGCATCGTCAACATCTCCTCAATGTCGGGGTTCGACGTGAACGTCCCACAGAAACAGGCCAGTTACAACACGACGAAAGCCGGCGTCAGGATGCTGACCCAGTCGCTGGCGGTCGAGTGGGGCGATCAGGGCGTCCGCGTCAACGCTATTGCGCCCGGGTACATGCGGACCGAACTCGTCGACGAGGTGCTCGAAGAGAACCCGGAGATGGAGGAGACCTGGCTGGAGAACACGCCGATGGGCCGTCTCGGTCGACCAGAGGAGCTGAAAGAGCTCGTCGTCTACCTCGCGTCGGACGCCTCGTCGTACATGACGGGGTCGACCGTCGTGATGGACGGCGGCTACACCTCGCGGTAA
- the dgoD gene encoding galactonate dehydratase, with protein MQITDFELFAVPPRWLLLKLETDEGIVGWGEPIVQGRLETVRAAVTELIEAYLLGADPLRTEYHWRKLYQSGYFRGGPILMSALAGIDHALWDIKGRHYGAPVHELLGGHVRDKLLVYQWLGGDDPEDVAVAAREDRERGYRAFKFNFAREFRPIETPNAVDHAVERVAAIRDAVGDDALVGVDFHGRVSKPMAADLVERLEQFDLTFIDQPLLPEHDDSFASIAERTTVPIATGERFYSRYDFKRLLVDDGVSILQPDVTHVGGISEMRKVASMAEAFDVAVVPHCPLGPVAFAASLQVGFCAQNVVLHEQDLDLHDPATSQRLKVLEDPETFQFEDGYVKRPTGPGLGIEIDEALIRELAQTEVNWYNPVWHHEDGSVAEW; from the coding sequence ATGCAAATCACCGACTTCGAACTGTTCGCCGTGCCACCGCGGTGGTTGCTTCTAAAACTGGAGACTGACGAGGGGATCGTCGGCTGGGGTGAGCCCATCGTTCAAGGCCGGTTGGAGACGGTCCGTGCCGCTGTTACCGAGCTTATCGAGGCGTATCTCCTCGGGGCCGACCCGCTCCGAACCGAGTATCATTGGCGGAAGCTCTATCAGAGCGGCTACTTCCGCGGCGGCCCGATACTCATGAGCGCGCTTGCGGGTATCGACCACGCGCTCTGGGACATCAAGGGGCGACACTACGGTGCCCCGGTGCACGAACTACTCGGCGGGCACGTCCGCGATAAGCTACTCGTGTACCAGTGGCTCGGTGGCGACGACCCCGAGGATGTGGCTGTCGCCGCAAGAGAGGACCGGGAACGCGGCTACAGAGCGTTCAAGTTCAATTTCGCCCGGGAGTTTCGGCCGATTGAGACGCCGAATGCTGTCGATCATGCGGTTGAACGGGTGGCCGCAATCCGTGACGCCGTCGGTGACGACGCCCTCGTCGGCGTCGACTTCCACGGCCGCGTCTCGAAACCGATGGCCGCAGATCTCGTCGAGCGACTCGAACAGTTCGATCTGACGTTCATCGATCAGCCACTGCTCCCCGAACACGACGACTCGTTTGCCAGTATCGCCGAGCGGACGACTGTTCCGATAGCGACTGGCGAACGGTTCTATTCCCGCTATGACTTCAAGCGCCTCCTCGTCGACGACGGGGTGTCGATACTCCAACCCGACGTGACCCACGTCGGTGGCATCAGCGAGATGCGCAAGGTCGCATCGATGGCGGAAGCGTTCGACGTGGCCGTCGTTCCGCACTGCCCGCTCGGCCCTGTCGCGTTCGCAGCGAGCCTGCAGGTCGGGTTTTGCGCCCAGAATGTCGTGTTGCACGAACAGGACCTCGATCTACACGACCCGGCGACGAGCCAGCGACTCAAGGTCCTAGAGGACCCGGAGACGTTCCAGTTCGAAGACGGCTACGTCAAACGGCCGACCGGCCCCGGACTCGGTATCGAGATCGACGAGGCTCTCATCCGTGAACTGGCACAGACGGAGGTCAATTGGTACAACCCGGTCTGGCACCACGAGGACGGAAGCGTCGCGGAGTGGTAA
- a CDS encoding NAD(P)-dependent alcohol dehydrogenase, translating into MRTAVLVEPTEFELEDRPRPSPGPDEVLVAVRDVGICGSDVHYYEHGRIGDYVVEDPLVLGHESAGKVVEVGENVTDHEPGDRVALEPGVPCRRCAHCKRGDYHLCESVRFMATPPHDGAFTEYVSWPADFAYTLPESVSTAEGALCEPLSVGIHACRRGSVGTGDTVLITGAGPIGLMVLEAARAAGATDIILTDVVKEKLEFAEKRGADLTVDVTETDLDTAVAEYTDGVGADVVVEASGAEPSIKSTIDVVRRGGTVVLVGLASEAEVPFDVLELIDNEVDVHGSFRYKNTYDAAVDLLADGEVDVEGIIDFESELEDIDDAFRRSMEPTVVKGMISLDS; encoded by the coding sequence ATGCGAACTGCTGTACTGGTAGAACCAACTGAGTTCGAGCTGGAGGACCGTCCCAGACCGTCGCCCGGCCCCGATGAGGTACTTGTAGCCGTGCGAGACGTGGGTATCTGTGGCTCCGACGTCCACTACTACGAACACGGTCGTATCGGGGACTACGTCGTGGAAGACCCGCTCGTCCTCGGGCACGAGAGCGCCGGTAAGGTCGTCGAAGTCGGCGAGAACGTTACTGATCACGAACCGGGGGACCGCGTCGCGCTCGAACCCGGCGTTCCGTGCCGTCGCTGTGCCCACTGCAAGCGCGGCGACTACCACCTCTGTGAATCAGTTCGGTTCATGGCGACGCCGCCACACGACGGCGCGTTCACAGAGTACGTCTCGTGGCCGGCCGATTTCGCCTACACGCTTCCGGAGTCCGTCTCTACAGCTGAAGGGGCACTGTGTGAACCGCTTTCGGTCGGAATCCACGCCTGCCGCCGCGGTAGCGTCGGAACCGGAGATACAGTGCTGATAACCGGAGCGGGACCTATCGGGCTGATGGTGCTTGAGGCCGCGCGCGCCGCAGGCGCGACGGACATAATACTGACCGACGTTGTCAAGGAAAAACTAGAGTTCGCCGAAAAGCGGGGAGCAGACCTGACAGTCGACGTTACCGAGACGGATCTCGATACGGCAGTCGCCGAGTACACGGACGGCGTCGGTGCTGATGTGGTCGTCGAAGCCTCCGGTGCGGAGCCGTCGATCAAGTCGACAATCGACGTGGTCCGTCGGGGCGGCACGGTCGTTCTGGTGGGTCTGGCCAGCGAAGCGGAGGTCCCATTCGACGTGCTGGAACTCATCGACAACGAGGTCGACGTCCACGGCTCCTTCCGGTACAAGAACACCTACGACGCGGCTGTCGACCTGTTGGCCGACGGCGAAGTCGACGTCGAGGGCATAATCGACTTCGAATCCGAACTTGAAGACATCGACGACGCGTTCCGCCGATCCATGGAGCCGACTGTGGTCAAGGGCATGATATCACTTGATTCGTAA